The Besnoitia besnoiti strain Bb-Ger1 chromosome Unknown contig00163, whole genome shotgun sequence nucleotide sequence aacataacaacatagaaggtaaagctggattacgttcaaactttacactggatacgtttcaatgttaacttactaaataccatgggagcgaagagaatctaatatgtaactccgttcatggaaatcaaaagagctttcactgattgtatttatgaaacgtgattagttcacctagccaacacgatccggttgtttgggaataatatccctatttaagggattgatatgtgctacaataacacagtcggtacgaagtcgaaacaaggtagttgatggtgaaccagtggctgaacaaacctttttattgattatgctgactttagtcccgagaaactacagttctgcttaaactgaggagtcaagtaggtacaaaccgtacaaggattaattatgtccatctgtgcatctaagttgagactatcggttatatattttagacgctaacttcccggctaaactttgacttattaaaccagcctgggatcataaaagtactatgtatggtaagattgagcgtggactatcgaatgaaacaatgtgctccaacgctagtctaagtctctaacataccttttacctacaactgtacggaacgtaaaaacctccaggcaaagaacttggtatttctgttctaattccccgtggtaaacacagtcaacgaatggcggaaggagcattcatatgttatgcagtgtcttaggagagatactctagatttagcattcatctacagctacggtaactgttgtgtttaaatagcggttaacctttccttttccttacgtactcagggcatgcaataccaatcagataacaactgaagctagactccatgttacacttactaaaatgggattcctaggttgatataaaactaccttttttctggggagtatatactacgagttggactactggtttagatcttgaaggtctttgtttaccggatccaagttctcttgtgcttttcatgaccatcatgttaagtgcattaagtatagtggtatccagcgtatatttgaaaaaaccaacatttgtatacaagctgtacgaatatcatgacattcactttggtagtcgccttcttaatgttagtctgtacggaatacacggatcggattcttgttggcctggcacctgtttagtaactggatgaacgctttttacgcctggtatgcatggataatactcgactcttctatagtttaaccgctactgctgggactgtatatttatgtacttacggtagtactatcaagcctcttcttccaaatagatttcatggaaaacctaaaattcgcatgtttgattgacatttagccgctaatatacaatcatccaagatatatttatctatcgcaggttcggtctaatgtcccgttatactatatagatcacatggcttctgtactttgagatcatgctaacggcgagaagggaagtgtgtttcaaagaaaagggatgtttagccgggaagttagcgtctaaaatatataaccgatagtctcaacttagatgcacagatggacataattaatccttgtacggtttgtacctacttgactcctcagtttaagcagaactgtagtttctcgggactaaagtcagcataatcaataaaaggtttgttcagccactggttcaccatcaactaccttgtttcgacttcgtaccgactgtgttattgtagcacatatcaatcccttaaatagggatattattcccaaacaaccggatcgtgttggctaggtgaactaatcacgtttcataaatacaatcagtgaaagctcttttgatttccatgaacggagttacatattagattctcttcgctcccatggtatttagtaagttaacattgaaacgtatccagtgtaaagtttgaacgtaatccagctttaccttctatgttgttatgttaaccaaataagtttcatcgttgttgatatttcattgacatgttgataacataaatactaacaaaccaccggttttggatgggattacttttaacaccgcataatatgctaaaaagtaccattcaggtacgatatgaagcggagttacaaaccggttcactggtatggagttatctgggtgcgataattcaatcaaaccaaaagccgtttgtaagaaaattaaaccaattagataggatagacatttagcatcggtcattaacatatgaggatagaaggctactttaagtgcggaatcaatacctgcagggttactagaaccatttaaatgtaaatagaagatgtgtaatacaattagaatgcaacctacaaaaggtaatataaagtgcaatacaaagaatcgttttaatgttacatcagatacatagtatccaccgagtaaccaaggtactaaatatggtattggagaaaggagattagtaatgactgtagcaccccagaaactcatctgtccccatggtagtacataaccgaggaaagcagtggctatagtaagtagatataaaactaaaccagacatccaagcagtagttaaataactatagctggagttatacatacctcgagacatgtgtattaagatacacaagaagacgaaaagaagcagttgttgcatgcaacatcctaaattcccatcctgctgctacctctctaactagatgttgaacactagcaaatgcacaagatgcttcagaagtatatcggaacgctaaagtgatacctgtaattatttggagtacaaaggtaattgcaactaagaaaccaaagttataagatgaatttagattgagagcacaccgataaaagacgaggtgtgcccggaatagactcatggaaatttggtgtgtgtctcgaaaccatgctagcacaatagaacttcgttaaataactacatattaaaatgagcgcatgtaaactagtcttaaacacaccgctcgtcacgtaacaaatctcaaatcgtactgtagattttatatatgtaccgtaactataaccatggtgacatccaatgttcacgctcaatcttaccatacatagtacttttatgatcccaggctggtttaataagtcaaagtttagccgggaagttagcgtctaaaatatataaccgatagtctcaacttagatgcacagatggacataattaatccttgtacggtttgtacctacttgactcctcagtttaagttaaggagtcctttgtttacagcttgtaccgttactttcaggagcataccgttaaattcgatgatcttatgtgttcactcaaatcgaataaacaaagacattatagttcctagaatactgaagatgactccggttatgagatacagacaaccaagttctttatgattgcagtacaccaccacccactggactgcttaagacagctaaaagtgttggatttcaatatcacggtaatcatgtttgcttggaagctgtagtcattataactattgatttagtataagcatagaaccaatccggtagtaagatatacgatagtagctaatctaccatataagatataagtcgcttgtggaatagcactaccaataataatcaagaagatcatactgtatacccaaataattacccatccactgactacatttcgagtcataaaatgttgtcgtatcaacattcgagtattcaaagctcgaatttcagataaaagagctaagttaatgagagaggacataaatactacaaaccaccggttttggatgggattacttttaacaccgcataatatgctaaaaagtaccattcaggtacgatatgaagcggagttacaaaccggttcactggtatggagttatctgggtgcgataattcgacatagctgtgatgttaaggagcataggagatgctacacgccttaattggtactgcattgatataattatcgtacaagcactcagctagttattgagagacactcacgagcccaaaaccataacttcgtaatctcaatggtttgtgatagaaccataacacaatgatctttacacagttcaaccctgtattataaaatccagtagactcatgtccttgtcgtttatataaatctattaatgcttgtcaagttccttgtatctagttagctcactgcgtacttaggatcagaccaaaagagttcactaatggtactagaaaataggagatcgcgttagttcttgggaaaacgacttccgaaccaccaatatatattggtacaaagaagttaccatatcctccgtacaaagcaggcattaagaacataaagatcatagctaggccatgtatcgttattatcacattataagtagctatcgtctctgtacaaatgatccgcgatccagaactgtataactcaaatcgaataaacaaagacattatagttcctagaatactgaagatgactccggttatgagatacagacaaccaagttctttatgattgcagtacaccaccaccccactggactgcttaagacagctaaaagtgttggatttcaatatcacggtaatcatgtttgcttggaagctggaagacggaatcgttattaagcgccaggtagtcctggacactgaatccatgagcgtgaacattggatgtcaccatggttatagttacggtacatatataaaatctacagtacgatttgagatttgttacgtgacgagcggtgtgtttaagactagtttacatgcgctcattttaatatgtagttatttaacgaagttctattgtgctagcatggtttcgagaacacaccaaatttccatgagtctattccgggcacacctcgtcttttatcggtgtgctctcaatctaaattcatcttataactttggtttcttagttgcaattacctttgtactccaaataattacaggtatcactttagcgttccgata carries:
- a CDS encoding uncharacterized protein (encoded by transcript BESB_031560), whose product is MCYNNTVDLEGLCLPDPSSLVLFMTIMLSALSIVVSSVYLKKPTFVYKLYEYHDIHFGSRLLNVSLYGIHGSDSCWPGTCLVTG